In a single window of the Biomphalaria glabrata chromosome 5, xgBioGlab47.1, whole genome shotgun sequence genome:
- the LOC106062703 gene encoding DNA excision repair protein ERCC-6-like 2 isoform X1 — protein sequence MSFTGIQNEHEDSQFNTQESHSSNLFMPLHGQEDLSRLREKFKYDSDSSDNEKALMSLGRVSQWKPIKSTQWLSSHSPLKKSSAGVRTRKNKPKVGCTLKVSSSGANITKSSPVTSYKEQEELKMDSRSETRNQSSSSCVMITDSPTVLNNGREANDVDLGNQEDDFWDGFSLAETEKPKLSVPPLSPKVNFQLDSQVAVPAPTNQYLRDYQREGVQFLYQHYINRTGAILADDMGLGKTIQVIGFLSAVLGKQGNKNDTLKMIPKFIKKMSGHLTDSPPNRKCKPFLIIGPSAVVYNWLDELNTWGYFIVRKFHGSDKDVCLSDLKKGKLEIVVTTFETYRDNLVSLNQIEWEAVFVDEVHKIKGVKSQVTLALKEINTPCRFGLTGTVLQNNLTELWSLLDWAQPGVLGTLPQFENDFIDVIELGQRQDATKRELAQARKQKDKFAKIRKTLMLRRTKALIADQLPTKDDMVVLCKLTDFQVSIYKAILGHPDMYLILHSDEPCDCDSGKSRASCCYKRASDGTKIWSMIFSFMHLLLKAANHIALLIPNNNKLNDKQARLAMSVCELAFRDHPHFVEQTSTASFRTLSDAKYCGKIKILEGLLSVFEQNHDKVLIFSYSTKLLDILEQYIIAKGHEYRRIDGKVSSLCRRNIVIQFNKDPNLFLCLISTKAGGLGLNMTAANRVIIFDPNWNPSHDLQAQDRAYRLGQCRDVQVFRLVSAGTIEENIYLRQIYKQQLDEVVIGTGNARRYFNGIQGDKENPGELFGIKNMFSLRPENSSLTLDIFKRNEKIEKALAGYDITKYIPSKEELSQQQEEDSDDTEVEEISFDSEAEKKEEELFYKNLFGSRDTSTFQTSPVQASIPETSPGKQGSVDLVADESDEEFSLIPKLHSTKVTPARSTEQRSLQALSGHHDLLSKLSKCPETSVPVSHQIICEQAADGDYSTNHDEDLKQDQSSSRNTLRIHTGLQDPTRSSRSTSKIKTVAKKPMSGSSKEGKQKFTSIKSVLKKNGALHTLKNNQVVGSSRAEDHMTRCAIEDVFLKHINTQVPAVQCEPYSQHEEPKKRSRKNNKVTKETKPDVNRKRTIQKGHVTVIVGQTPNAILRQQWSMLCKSRGVDSHELARYILQSTQQDRLNILHEFYQQQFPDLEDTVSELYKTETIGGEIENKTNYFSDKNKTSHQEGISLIDSSQEMPAMLLDMSTLASESQGPLPQPAAQESVSASVAVKTKVRQSKTLTGSQTRKGRGRATQSASKHGNTHKSSFVKETCLHAAMDVSVNPAGKQIAVRASNSKVSEDTLTKQSCDDPFPHTFEKSRNSEKTLNKQRCNVAKVLDDIFQSSDDESEKQKSFDEKMNQHLASPGKDTKSISHLNDSCHSLDFLSKHSQENEFEFLIQRKCKSKNKEEHYSTTEKKETNLQLLHLNDSCSSLDFLSKNSQGTDASKRTCKTKSFEKHESCDIKKLKTSFQRTESYLDVDDLDDFNFDKMTATPLDGSESLF from the exons AGTGAGCTCATCAGGAGCTAACATAACAAAAAGTTCGCCTGTTACCAGTTACAAAGAGCAAGAGGAGTTGAAGATGGACAGCAGAAGTGAAACAAGGAATCAATCCTCCTCCTCGTGTGTCATGATTACGGATAGCCCAACTGTGTTAAACAATGGAAGAGAAGCAAATGATGTTGACCTTGGCAATCAAGAGGATGATTTCTGGGATG GGTTTTCACTAGCAGAGACAGAGAAACCAAAGTTGTCAGTTCCACCATTGTCACCCAAAGTAAACTTTCAACTTGACTCTCAAGTAGCG GTTCCTGCCCCAACTAATCAATACTTACGTGATTACCAAAGGGAAGGAGTCCAATTTTTATACCAACACTACATCAACAGAACTGGAGCCATACTTGCTGATGACATGGGACTTGGCAAAACTATTCAG GTCATTGGTTTTTTGTCTGCTGTCCTGGGAAAACAAGGAAACAAAAATGATACTTTAAAAATGATTCCAAAGTTTATTAAAAAG ATGTCTGGACATTTAACTGACAGCCCACCCAACAGGAAGTGTAAGCCTTTTCTTATTATTGGACCATCTGCTGTTGTGTATAATTGGTTGGACGAACTCAACACATGGGGATACTTCATTGTGAG AAAATTTCATGGTTCAGACAAAGATGTCTGTCTGTCAGATttgaaaaaaggaaaattaGAGATTGTGGTAACAACATTTGAAACCTACAGAGACAACTTG GTGTCATTAAATCAAATAGAATGGGAAGCTGTATTTGTTGATGAAGTTCACAAAATCAAA GGTGTCAAGTCACAGGTGACGCTGGCATTGAAAGAAATTAACACACCATGTCGCTTTGGTCTGACTGGAACAGTGCTACAGAATAATTTGACAGAGTTGTGGAGTTTGTTGGATTG GGCTCAGCCAGGTGTTTTAGGAACTCTGCCACAATTTGAGAATGATTTTATTGATGTGATTGAACTGGGACAGAGACAGGACGCCACTAAGAGGGAACTGGCTCAAGCACGAAAAC AGAAAGATAAATTTGCCAAAATACGTAAAACTTTAATGCTGAGAAGAACCAAAGCTTTGATAGCTGATCAGTTACCTACCAAAG ATGACATGGTTGTGTTGTGTAAACTAACAGACTTCCAGGTCAGCATCTACAAAGCTATATTGGGCCATCCAGACATGTATCTCATCTTACATTCAGACGAGCCTTGCGACTGTGACAGTGGCAAATCAAGAGCCTCCTGCTGTTACAAG AGAGCTTCAGATGGGACAAAGATTTGGTCAATGATATTCTCATTCATGCATCTGCTACTGAAGGCAGCCAATCATATTGCTCTCTTGATTCCCAACAACAACAAGCTGAATGACAAACAGGCAAGATTAGCGATGAGTGTTTGTGAGCTGGCCTTCAGAGATCATCCTCACTTTGTGGAACAGACAAGCACAGCGTCTTTCAGAACACTTTCAGATGCAAAGTATTGTGGGAAAATTAAA ATCCTAGAAGGTCTTTTGTCAGTATTTGAACAGAATCATGACAAAGTTTTGATTTTCTCTTATTCTACAAAG CTTCTGGATATTCTTGAGCAATATATCATCGCAAAAGGTCATGAGTACCGGAGAATTGATGGGAAGGTCAGCAGTCTGTGCCGCAGGAACATTGTGATCCAGTTCAATAAAGATCCAAACTTATTCCTGTGCCTGATATCCACCAA GGCTGGAGGACTTGGTCTGAACATGACTGCTGCTAATAGAGTCATTATATTTGACCCAAACTGGAATCCAAGTCATGATCTTCAGGCTCAGGACAG GGCTTATCGTTTAGGTCAGTGCAGAGATGTTCAGGTGTTCAGACTTGTATCTGCAGGAACCatagaagaaaatatttatctaagaCAGATTTATAAACAG CAACTGGATGAAGTTGTCATTGGTACAGGGAATGCTCGCAGATATTTCAATGGCATCCAAGGAGACAAAGAAAATCCAGGAGAACTCTTTGGTATTAAAAACATGTTTAGTCTTAGGCCAGAAAATTCGTCATTGACATTGgatattttcaaa agaaatgaaaaaatagAGAAAGCATTAGCTGGCTATGACATCACTAAGTATATACCTTCCAAAGAGGAGCTGTCTCAGCAGCAGGAAGAGGATTCAGACGATACTGAGGTGGAGGAAATATCTTTTGATTCTGAGGCTGAGAAGAAGGAGGAAGAGTTATTTTATAAAAACTTGTTTGGGTCTAGAG ATACCAGCACTTTCCAAACATCCCCTGTTCAAGCTTCAATACCAGAAACTAGTCCAGGCAAACAAGGGTCAGTGGATCTTGTAGCAGATGAGAGTGATGAAGAATTTTCCCTGATTCCTAAACTACACAGCACCAAGGTCACTCCCGCTAGGTCAACTGAACAAAGAAGTCTGCAAGCTTTGTCTGGACATCATGACCTATTGAGTAAGCTAAGTAAATGTCCTGAGACTTCTGTGCCCGTGTCTCACCAGATAATCTGTGAGCAAGCAGCAGATGGGGATTATTCAACAAACCATGATGAGGATTTAAAGCAGGATCAAAGTTCCTCAAGAAACACTTTGCGTATTCATACAGGTTTGCAAGATCCTACAAGGTCCTCTAGGTCCACCAGTAAGATTAAAACTGTGGCTAAGAAGCCTATGAGTGGATCTTCAAAAGAAGGAAAACAAAAGTTTACTTCCATAAAGTCTGTTCTGA aaaagaaTGGAGCGCTTCATACTTTGAAAAACAATCAAGTTGTTGGCTCTAGTCGTGCAGAAGATCACATGACCCGCTGTGCCATAGAAGatgtctttttaaaacatatcaACACCCAAGTTCCTGCTGTGCAGTGTGAGCCCTATTCCCAG CATGAAGAGCCCAAGAAAAGGTCCAGGAAAAATAACAAAGTCACAAAGGAAACAAAGCCTGATGTCAATCGCAAGAGAACAATCCAAAAGGGTCATGTGACTGTTATTGTTGGCCAAACACCTAATGCCATCCTCAG GCAGCAGTGGTCAATGCTGTGCAAATCAAGAGGTGTAGATTCTCATGAACTGGCCAGATATATCTTACAATCCACACAACAAGACAGACTGAACATTCTACATGAATTTTATCAACAGCAATTCCCAGATCTTGAAGACACTGTGAGTGAACTGTATAAAACAG AAACTATAGGTGGTGAAATTGAAAACAAGACCAATTATTTTtcagacaaaaataaaactagTCATCAAGAAGGCATTTCTCTGATAGACTCATCCCAAGAAATGCCAGCAATGCTACTGGATATGAGCACATTAGCTTCAGAGTCACAAGGTCCACTTCCTCAGCCTGCAGCTCAAGAAAGTGTCAGTGCCAGTGTGGCAGTAAAAACAAAAGTCAGACAATCTAAAACCTTAACTGGCAGTCAGACAAGAAAAGGTAGGGGGCGTGCCACCCAAAGTGCATCCAAACATGGAAACACACATAAGAGCTCATTTGTCAAAGAAACTTGCCTCCATGCTGCCATGGATGTCTCGGTAAACCCTGCAGGAAAACAAATTGCTGTTAGAGCATCTAACTCTAAAGTATCTGAAGATACGTTAACAAAACAGTCTTGTGACGACCCATTCCCACATACATTTGAAAAGTCTAGAAATAGTGAAAagacattaaataaacaaagatGTAATGTTGCCAAAGTATTGGATGACATTTTCCAAAGTTCAGATGATGAATCAGAAAAGCAAAAATCATTTGATGAAAAAATGAATCAGCATTTAGCATCTCCAGGAAAAGACACAAAAtctatttcacatttaaatgaCAGTTGCCACTCATTAGATTTCTTAAGCAAGCATTCCCAAGAAAATGAATTTGAGTTTTTGATTCAGAGGAAATGTAAAAGTAAGAATAAGGAGGAACATTACAGTActactgaaaaaaaagaaacaaacttacAGTTACTGCATTTAAATGACAGTTGCAGCTCACTAGATTTCCTAAGCAAGAATTCCCAAGGAACCGATGCCTCCAAGAGAACTTGTAAGACAAAGTCTTTTGAAAAGCATGAGAGTTGTGACATTAAGAAATTGAAAACAAGTTTCCAAAGAACTGAATCTTATCTTGATGTTGATGATCTTGATGACTTTAACTTTGACAAGATGACTGCCACACCATTGGATGGATCTGAAAGCTTATTTTAA
- the LOC106062703 gene encoding DNA excision repair protein ERCC-6-like 2 isoform X2, whose amino-acid sequence MSFTGIQNEHEDSQFNTQESHSSNLFMPLHGQEDLSRLREKFKYDSDSSDNEKALMSLGRVSQWKPIKSTQWLSSHSPLKKSSAGVRTRKNKPKVGCTLKVSSSGANITKSSPVTSYKEQEELKMDSRSETRNQSSSSCVMITDSPTVLNNGREANDVDLGNQEDDFWDGFSLAETEKPKLSVPPLSPKVNFQLDSQVAVPAPTNQYLRDYQREGVQFLYQHYINRTGAILADDMGLGKTIQVIGFLSAVLGKQGNKNDTLKMIPKFIKKMSGHLTDSPPNRKCKPFLIIGPSAVVYNWLDELNTWGYFIVRKFHGSDKDVCLSDLKKGKLEIVVTTFETYRDNLVSLNQIEWEAVFVDEVHKIKGVKSQVTLALKEINTPCRFGLTGTVLQNNLTELWSLLDWAQPGVLGTLPQFENDFIDVIELGQRQDATKRELAQARKQKDKFAKIRKTLMLRRTKALIADQLPTKDDMVVLCKLTDFQVSIYKAILGHPDMYLILHSDEPCDCDSGKSRASCCYKRASDGTKIWSMIFSFMHLLLKAANHIALLIPNNNKLNDKQARLAMSVCELAFRDHPHFVEQTSTASFRTLSDAKYCGKIKILEGLLSVFEQNHDKVLIFSYSTKLLDILEQYIIAKGHEYRRIDGKVSSLCRRNIVIQFNKDPNLFLCLISTKAGGLGLNMTAANRVIIFDPNWNPSHDLQAQDRAYRLGQCRDVQVFRLVSAGTIEENIYLRQIYKQQLDEVVIGTGNARRYFNGIQGDKENPGELFGIKNMFSLRPENSSLTLDIFKRNEKIEKALAGYDITKYIPSKEELSQQQEEDSDDTEVEEISFDSEAEKKEEELFYKNLFGSRDTSTFQTSPVQASIPETSPGKQGSVDLVADESDEEFSLIPKLHSTKVTPARSTEQRSLQALSGHHDLLKKNGALHTLKNNQVVGSSRAEDHMTRCAIEDVFLKHINTQVPAVQCEPYSQHEEPKKRSRKNNKVTKETKPDVNRKRTIQKGHVTVIVGQTPNAILRQQWSMLCKSRGVDSHELARYILQSTQQDRLNILHEFYQQQFPDLEDTVSELYKTETIGGEIENKTNYFSDKNKTSHQEGISLIDSSQEMPAMLLDMSTLASESQGPLPQPAAQESVSASVAVKTKVRQSKTLTGSQTRKGRGRATQSASKHGNTHKSSFVKETCLHAAMDVSVNPAGKQIAVRASNSKVSEDTLTKQSCDDPFPHTFEKSRNSEKTLNKQRCNVAKVLDDIFQSSDDESEKQKSFDEKMNQHLASPGKDTKSISHLNDSCHSLDFLSKHSQENEFEFLIQRKCKSKNKEEHYSTTEKKETNLQLLHLNDSCSSLDFLSKNSQGTDASKRTCKTKSFEKHESCDIKKLKTSFQRTESYLDVDDLDDFNFDKMTATPLDGSESLF is encoded by the exons AGTGAGCTCATCAGGAGCTAACATAACAAAAAGTTCGCCTGTTACCAGTTACAAAGAGCAAGAGGAGTTGAAGATGGACAGCAGAAGTGAAACAAGGAATCAATCCTCCTCCTCGTGTGTCATGATTACGGATAGCCCAACTGTGTTAAACAATGGAAGAGAAGCAAATGATGTTGACCTTGGCAATCAAGAGGATGATTTCTGGGATG GGTTTTCACTAGCAGAGACAGAGAAACCAAAGTTGTCAGTTCCACCATTGTCACCCAAAGTAAACTTTCAACTTGACTCTCAAGTAGCG GTTCCTGCCCCAACTAATCAATACTTACGTGATTACCAAAGGGAAGGAGTCCAATTTTTATACCAACACTACATCAACAGAACTGGAGCCATACTTGCTGATGACATGGGACTTGGCAAAACTATTCAG GTCATTGGTTTTTTGTCTGCTGTCCTGGGAAAACAAGGAAACAAAAATGATACTTTAAAAATGATTCCAAAGTTTATTAAAAAG ATGTCTGGACATTTAACTGACAGCCCACCCAACAGGAAGTGTAAGCCTTTTCTTATTATTGGACCATCTGCTGTTGTGTATAATTGGTTGGACGAACTCAACACATGGGGATACTTCATTGTGAG AAAATTTCATGGTTCAGACAAAGATGTCTGTCTGTCAGATttgaaaaaaggaaaattaGAGATTGTGGTAACAACATTTGAAACCTACAGAGACAACTTG GTGTCATTAAATCAAATAGAATGGGAAGCTGTATTTGTTGATGAAGTTCACAAAATCAAA GGTGTCAAGTCACAGGTGACGCTGGCATTGAAAGAAATTAACACACCATGTCGCTTTGGTCTGACTGGAACAGTGCTACAGAATAATTTGACAGAGTTGTGGAGTTTGTTGGATTG GGCTCAGCCAGGTGTTTTAGGAACTCTGCCACAATTTGAGAATGATTTTATTGATGTGATTGAACTGGGACAGAGACAGGACGCCACTAAGAGGGAACTGGCTCAAGCACGAAAAC AGAAAGATAAATTTGCCAAAATACGTAAAACTTTAATGCTGAGAAGAACCAAAGCTTTGATAGCTGATCAGTTACCTACCAAAG ATGACATGGTTGTGTTGTGTAAACTAACAGACTTCCAGGTCAGCATCTACAAAGCTATATTGGGCCATCCAGACATGTATCTCATCTTACATTCAGACGAGCCTTGCGACTGTGACAGTGGCAAATCAAGAGCCTCCTGCTGTTACAAG AGAGCTTCAGATGGGACAAAGATTTGGTCAATGATATTCTCATTCATGCATCTGCTACTGAAGGCAGCCAATCATATTGCTCTCTTGATTCCCAACAACAACAAGCTGAATGACAAACAGGCAAGATTAGCGATGAGTGTTTGTGAGCTGGCCTTCAGAGATCATCCTCACTTTGTGGAACAGACAAGCACAGCGTCTTTCAGAACACTTTCAGATGCAAAGTATTGTGGGAAAATTAAA ATCCTAGAAGGTCTTTTGTCAGTATTTGAACAGAATCATGACAAAGTTTTGATTTTCTCTTATTCTACAAAG CTTCTGGATATTCTTGAGCAATATATCATCGCAAAAGGTCATGAGTACCGGAGAATTGATGGGAAGGTCAGCAGTCTGTGCCGCAGGAACATTGTGATCCAGTTCAATAAAGATCCAAACTTATTCCTGTGCCTGATATCCACCAA GGCTGGAGGACTTGGTCTGAACATGACTGCTGCTAATAGAGTCATTATATTTGACCCAAACTGGAATCCAAGTCATGATCTTCAGGCTCAGGACAG GGCTTATCGTTTAGGTCAGTGCAGAGATGTTCAGGTGTTCAGACTTGTATCTGCAGGAACCatagaagaaaatatttatctaagaCAGATTTATAAACAG CAACTGGATGAAGTTGTCATTGGTACAGGGAATGCTCGCAGATATTTCAATGGCATCCAAGGAGACAAAGAAAATCCAGGAGAACTCTTTGGTATTAAAAACATGTTTAGTCTTAGGCCAGAAAATTCGTCATTGACATTGgatattttcaaa agaaatgaaaaaatagAGAAAGCATTAGCTGGCTATGACATCACTAAGTATATACCTTCCAAAGAGGAGCTGTCTCAGCAGCAGGAAGAGGATTCAGACGATACTGAGGTGGAGGAAATATCTTTTGATTCTGAGGCTGAGAAGAAGGAGGAAGAGTTATTTTATAAAAACTTGTTTGGGTCTAGAG ATACCAGCACTTTCCAAACATCCCCTGTTCAAGCTTCAATACCAGAAACTAGTCCAGGCAAACAAGGGTCAGTGGATCTTGTAGCAGATGAGAGTGATGAAGAATTTTCCCTGATTCCTAAACTACACAGCACCAAGGTCACTCCCGCTAGGTCAACTGAACAAAGAAGTCTGCAAGCTTTGTCTGGACATCATGACCTATTGA aaaagaaTGGAGCGCTTCATACTTTGAAAAACAATCAAGTTGTTGGCTCTAGTCGTGCAGAAGATCACATGACCCGCTGTGCCATAGAAGatgtctttttaaaacatatcaACACCCAAGTTCCTGCTGTGCAGTGTGAGCCCTATTCCCAG CATGAAGAGCCCAAGAAAAGGTCCAGGAAAAATAACAAAGTCACAAAGGAAACAAAGCCTGATGTCAATCGCAAGAGAACAATCCAAAAGGGTCATGTGACTGTTATTGTTGGCCAAACACCTAATGCCATCCTCAG GCAGCAGTGGTCAATGCTGTGCAAATCAAGAGGTGTAGATTCTCATGAACTGGCCAGATATATCTTACAATCCACACAACAAGACAGACTGAACATTCTACATGAATTTTATCAACAGCAATTCCCAGATCTTGAAGACACTGTGAGTGAACTGTATAAAACAG AAACTATAGGTGGTGAAATTGAAAACAAGACCAATTATTTTtcagacaaaaataaaactagTCATCAAGAAGGCATTTCTCTGATAGACTCATCCCAAGAAATGCCAGCAATGCTACTGGATATGAGCACATTAGCTTCAGAGTCACAAGGTCCACTTCCTCAGCCTGCAGCTCAAGAAAGTGTCAGTGCCAGTGTGGCAGTAAAAACAAAAGTCAGACAATCTAAAACCTTAACTGGCAGTCAGACAAGAAAAGGTAGGGGGCGTGCCACCCAAAGTGCATCCAAACATGGAAACACACATAAGAGCTCATTTGTCAAAGAAACTTGCCTCCATGCTGCCATGGATGTCTCGGTAAACCCTGCAGGAAAACAAATTGCTGTTAGAGCATCTAACTCTAAAGTATCTGAAGATACGTTAACAAAACAGTCTTGTGACGACCCATTCCCACATACATTTGAAAAGTCTAGAAATAGTGAAAagacattaaataaacaaagatGTAATGTTGCCAAAGTATTGGATGACATTTTCCAAAGTTCAGATGATGAATCAGAAAAGCAAAAATCATTTGATGAAAAAATGAATCAGCATTTAGCATCTCCAGGAAAAGACACAAAAtctatttcacatttaaatgaCAGTTGCCACTCATTAGATTTCTTAAGCAAGCATTCCCAAGAAAATGAATTTGAGTTTTTGATTCAGAGGAAATGTAAAAGTAAGAATAAGGAGGAACATTACAGTActactgaaaaaaaagaaacaaacttacAGTTACTGCATTTAAATGACAGTTGCAGCTCACTAGATTTCCTAAGCAAGAATTCCCAAGGAACCGATGCCTCCAAGAGAACTTGTAAGACAAAGTCTTTTGAAAAGCATGAGAGTTGTGACATTAAGAAATTGAAAACAAGTTTCCAAAGAACTGAATCTTATCTTGATGTTGATGATCTTGATGACTTTAACTTTGACAAGATGACTGCCACACCATTGGATGGATCTGAAAGCTTATTTTAA